Proteins from one Pleuronectes platessa chromosome 16, fPlePla1.1, whole genome shotgun sequence genomic window:
- the gucy2ca gene encoding guanylyl cyclase C — translation MHSAHSLLYLAVLIGGGVVGHKMLDDCLSSRRKYTINVVLLEDNTYEWSRPLVQAAVENAIEEDTQENIDNELNFTLTANFSGVDTTVYNRQGCGSSTCEGVAILKRLYDNNEVGCVMLGPSCTYATFQLVDDELGLSLSIPIISAGSFGLSCDYKPKLTRILPPARKISDMLLNFINETLPFKDPWKTVYVYKKSSNATEDCFWYINALEAPSANFATGTNRHMLRGGDELKNALTTTNRLSNIFILCGSRDEIASAKRSVSQVDPDIIFLLLDIYNPDYHVNTMSNEFMRDVLVITLPPRNYSSESNTTYNNTINDYVAGYHDGTLLFGKVLRERMLSQQQNRASRDVPLNFNPFGNASFYGMGGHYVLDEYGDRDANFSMLYTSPITGRYETLLAFDTSRNESRVTNLYPILWWKDNRLPQDKPERPHSLNMQDVIVIVLSLSVIVVTAIALIFYRQNRKERLMQKKWSHINPLLIGPLDEKEVSLKIDEVKRKDSKYFSHRGRYDKKPVILKELKHLDGDFNEDQKIELNTLLRIDYYNLTKFYGTVKFEYGVFGVFELCQRGSLRTILNDMISYPDKTFMDMEFKISVMYDIAKGMSYLHSSNIAVHGRLKSTNCVVDNRMVVKITDFGCHTILRPGRDVWTAPEHLRKGGVSQKGDVYSYAIIAHEIIMRKDPFYTQNCSDIIEMIHRVQYPTDVVMFRPHLDFDSASGNEIELYVLIKICWDEDPERRPDFKRIEGTLGKIFSNLHNQATETYMDNLIRRLQNYSRTLERLVEERTCLYKAERDRADRLNFMLLPGPVVRSLKETGRVEPELFEEVTVYFSDIVGFTTLCHYSTPMEVVDMLNDIYKNFDSILDHHDVYKVETIGDAYMVASGLPKRNGDRHAVDIAHMALDILSFVGTFELQHLPGIPLWIRIGVHSGPCAAGVVGNKMPRYCLFGDTVNTASRMESTGLPLRIHVSHSTISILQRTDCEFQYEQRGETYLKGKGKEMTYWLTGVTGGKYNLPTPPTAENFQRLQQDLAEMIVSGLEKTGGGKEGVEKRKTLSTKVRRRETSGSLRSDGQPEYFHLAVADNPSTFL, via the exons ATGCACAGCGCACACAGTTTACTTTACCTGGCAGTGCTGATAGGAGGGGGGGTGGTCGGCCACAAGATGCTGGACGACTGTTTGTCATCCCGTCGTAAATACACCATCAATGTGGTTCTGCTGGAGGACAACACGTACGAGTGGAGTCGACCTCTGGTGCAGGCGGCTGTGGAAAACGCCATcgaggaggacacacaggagAACATTGACAACG AGTTAAATTTCACTTTGACGGCGAACTTCAGCGGCGTGGACACCACCGTGTACAACCGGCAGGGCTGTGGCAGCAGCACCTGTGAGGGAGTGGCCATACTCAAGAGGCTCTAT GATAATAACGAAGTCGGATGCGTCATGCTGGGGCCTTCGTGCACCTACGCCACCTTCCAGTTAGTGGA TGATGAACTTGGCCTGAGCCTGAGCATCCCCATCATCTCCGCCGGGAGCTTCGGCCTCTCCTGCGACTACAAGCCCAAACTGACCCGGATCCTGCCTCCGGCTCGCAAGATCTCCGACATGCTGCTCAACTTCATCAACGAAACTTTGCCGTTCAAAGATCCGTGGAAAACCGTCTACGTCTACAAGAAGTCCAGCAACGCGACCGAGGACTGCTTCTG GTACATCAACGCTCTGGAGGCCCCCTCTGCCAACTTTGCCACAGGGACCAACAGGCACATGCTGCGTGGTGGCGATGAGCTGAAGAACGCCCTGACCACCACGAATAGACTCAGCAACA TTTTCATCTTGTGTGGGAGCCGTGATGAGATCGCCTCAGCGAAGAGGAGTGTGAGCCAGGTCGACCCGGACATCATTTTCCTTCTCCTCGATATTTACAA TCCTGATTATCATGTCAACACGATGTCCAATGAGTTCATGAGGGACGTGCTGGTGATCACTCTGCCACCGAGGAACTACAGCTCCGAATCTAACACAACGTACAACAACACG ATAAATGACTACGTGGCCGGGTACCACGACGGCACGCTGCTGTTTGGCAAAGTGCTCAGAGAACGGATGCTCAGCCAGCAGCAGAACAGGGCCTCGAGAGATGTGCCTCTGAATTTCAACCCGTTTGGAAACGCCTCCTTTTACG GTATGGGAGGACACTACGTGCTCGATGAATACGGCGACAGAGATGCCAACTTCTCGATGCTCTACACCTCCCCCATCACCGGCAGG TATGAAACCCTGCTAGCGTTCGATACGTCACGTAATGAATCCAGAGTGACCAACCTATACCCCATCCTGTGGTGGAAAGACAACCGACTGCCTCAGGACAAGCCAGAGAGACCACACA GTCTGAATATGCAGGATGTGATTGTGATCGTCCTGAGTCTCAGTGTCATCGTGGTGACGGCCATCGCTCTCATCTTCTACAG gcaGAACAGGAAAGAACGTCTTATGCAGAAGAAGTGGTCTCACATCAACCcgctcctgattggtccactGGATGAGAAGGAAGTCTCACTGAAG ATAGATGAAGTTAAGAGGAAGGACAGCAAGTACTTCTCCCATCGAGGCCGATATGACAAGAAG cCGGTGATCTTGAAGGAGCTGAAGCACTTAGACGGCGACTTCAACGAGGACCAGAAGATCGAGCTCAACACC CTGCTGCGCATCGATTACTACAACCTGACCAAGTTCTACGGCACGGTGAAGTTTGAGTACGGAGTGTTCGGGGTGTTTGAGCTGTGTCAGCGGGGATCCCTCAGG ACCATTCTGAACGACATGATCTCCTACCCTGACAAAACTTTCATGGATATGGAATTCAAGATCTCAGTCATGTATGACATAGCAAAG GGAATGTCCTATCTCCACTCCAGTAATATTGCCGTGCACGGACGCCTCAAGTCCACCAACTGTGTGGTGGACAACCGAATGGTGGTGAAGATCACCGACTTCGGCTGCCACACCATCCTGAGACCAGGCAGAG atgTGTGGACGGCCCCGGAGCATCTCCGTAAAGGCGGGGTGTCTCAGAAAGGTGATGTCTACAGCTACGCCATCATTGCCCATGAGATCATCATGAGGAAAGACCCGTTCTACACACAGAACTGCTCGGATATTATTG AGATGATCCACAGAGTTCAGTATCCCACGGACGTGGTCATGTTCAGACCTCATCTCGACTTCGACAGCGCGTCAGGGAACGAGATCGAG ttgtATGTGCTCATTAAGATCTGCTGGGATGAAGACCCCGAGCGGAGGCCAGATTTTAAGAGAATAGAGGGAACTCTGGGTAAGATCTTCAG TAACCTGCACAACCAAGCCACGGAGACGTACATGGACAATCTGATCCGTCGCCTGCAGAACTACTCCAGGACTCTGGAGCGTCTGGTGGAGGAGAGGACGTGTCTGTACAAAGCTGAGAGGGACCGAGCCGATCGCCTCAACTTCATGTTGCTGCCCGG CCCTGTGGTGCGGTCACTGAAGGAGACGGGTCGAGTGGAGCCGGAGCTCTTCGAGGAGGTGACAGTTTATTTCAGCGACATCGTGGGATTCACCACCCTCTGCCACTACAGCACCCCCATGGAGGTGGTGGACATGCTCAACGACATCTACAAGAACTTTGACAGCATCCTGGACCACCACGACGTCTATAAG GTTGAGACGATAGGAGACGCCTACATGGTTGCGTCAGGTTTGCCAAAACGCAACGGCGACAGGCACGCAGTGGACATCGCTCACATGGCCCTGGACATCCTGTCCTTTGTGGGGACGTTTGAGCTGCAGCACCTGCCTGGGATCCCCCTGTGGATCCGCATCGGTGTGCATTCAG gTCCTTGTGCGGCAGGAGTGGTGGGAAACAAGATGCCTCGCTACTGTCTGTTCGGAGACACAGTGAACACGGCCTCACGCATGGAGTCCACAGGCCTGc CTCTGAGGATTCACGTGAGCCACTCCACCATCAGCATCCTGCAGAGGACGGACTGCGAGTTTCAATatgaacagagaggagagacgtACCTGAAG GGTAAAGGCAAAGAGATGACGTACTGGTTGACTGGGGTGACTGGGGGGAAATACAACCTGCCGACACCACCCACAGC GGAGAACTTCCAGCGGCTCCAGCAGGACCTGGCGGAGATGATAGTGTCCGGCCTGGAGAAGACAGGAGGTGGGAAGGAGGgcgtggagaagaggaagacacTGTCCACCAAGGTCCGGCGCAGGGAGACGAGCGGCAGCCTGCGGAGCGACGGCCAGCCGGAGTACTTCCACCTGGCGGTCGCTGACAACCCCAGCACCTTCCTGTGA